The proteins below come from a single Panicum hallii strain FIL2 chromosome 7, PHallii_v3.1, whole genome shotgun sequence genomic window:
- the LOC112900297 gene encoding uncharacterized protein LOC112900297 isoform X2, whose product MAGGNLFGRALSYVVNEFIVEGLANSRAFQRFAVKTNRTLESLSSKAKEVREELSEQIKDARGQNDHFKR is encoded by the exons ATGGCCGGCGGCAACCTGTTCGGGCGGGCGCTGAGCTACGTCGTCAACGAGTTCATCGTCGAGGGCCTCGCCAACAG CCGAGCATTCCAGAGGTTTGCTGTGAAGACCAACAGGACTCTTGAGAGCCTATCATCTAAAG CTAAGGAAGTGAGAGAGGAGCTATCAGAGCAAATAAAGGATGCGCGTGGCCAGAACGAT CACTTCAAGCGGTGA
- the LOC112900297 gene encoding uncharacterized protein LOC112900297 isoform X1, whose product MAGGNLFGRALSYVVNEFIVEGLANSRAFQRFAVKTNRTLESLSSKAKEVREELSEQIKDARGQNDVSEITSSGEAGVRTLVHQDDADRAIFP is encoded by the exons ATGGCCGGCGGCAACCTGTTCGGGCGGGCGCTGAGCTACGTCGTCAACGAGTTCATCGTCGAGGGCCTCGCCAACAG CCGAGCATTCCAGAGGTTTGCTGTGAAGACCAACAGGACTCTTGAGAGCCTATCATCTAAAG CTAAGGAAGTGAGAGAGGAGCTATCAGAGCAAATAAAGGATGCGCGTGGCCAGAACGATGTAAGTGAGAT CACTTCAAGCGGTGAAGCTGGGGTTCGCACATTGGTTCACCAAGATGATGCTGACCGTGCAATCTTTCCATAG
- the LOC112900292 gene encoding isocitrate dehydrogenase [NADP]-like, translating into MRHLLLLRRLLSSPAMARASVSSSAAAAKALLPLNRLPSLLPACRLPAPGSGRAFRGASLRCYAAAAAAVAEQGRIKVQNPIVEMDGDEMTRVIWSMIKDKLIFPYLELDVKYYDLGILNRDATNDEVTVESAEATLKYNVAVKCATITPDETRVKEFKLKSMWRSPNGTIRNILNGTVFREPILCKNIPRILSGWKKPICIGRHAFGDQYKATDMIIDGPGKLKMVFVAEGAEAVELDVYDFKGPGVALSMYNVDESIRAFAESSMAMALSKKWPLYLSTKNTILKKYDGRFKDIFQEVYEENWKEKFEENSIWYEHRLIDDMVAYAVKSEGGYVWACKNYDGDVQSDFLAQGFGSLGLMTSVLLSSDGKTLEAEAAHGTVTRHFRLHQKGQETSTNSIASIFAWTRGLEHRAKLDKNDRLLDFTHKLESACIETVESGKMTKDLALLIHGPTVSREFYLSTEEFIDAVAQQLRGKIQAPAAV; encoded by the exons ATGCGccacctgctcctgctccgccgcctcctctcctcccccgccATGGCTCGCGCTTCCGTctccagctccgccgccgcggctaAAGCCCTCCTCCCCTTAAACCGCCTCCCTTCCCTGCTCCCCGCGTGTCGCCTCCCTGCCCCCGGTAGCGGCCGCGCTTTCCGCGGCGCCTCGCTCCGGTGCTatgcggcggccgccgccgcggtggccgAGCAGGGCCGCATCAAGGTCCAGAACCCCATCGTCGAGATGGACG GGGATGAGATGACGCGGGTCATATGGAGTATGATAAAGGATAAG CTCATCTTCCCGTACCTGGAGCTGGATGTGAAGTACTATGATCTTGGAATTCTCAACAGGGACGCCACCAATGATGAGGTCACCGTGGAGAGTGCAGAGGCTACATTGAA GTATAATGTAGCTGTTAAGTGTGCAACAATCACGCCTG ATGAGACAAGAGTCAAAGAGTTCAAACTCAAGTCTATGTGGCGGAGCCCAAACGGCACAATAAGAAATATTCTAAATG GCACTGTTTTTCGCGAACCCATCTTGTGTAAAAACATACCACGTATATTGTCTG GCTGGAAGAAACCTATCTGCATAGGAAGGCATGCATTTGGTGACCAGTATAAAGCAACTGATATGATTATTGATGGTCCAGGAAAGCTCAAGATGGTATTTG TGGCTGAGGGAGCTGAGGCGGTGGAGCTGGATGTCTATGATTTTAAAGGACCTGGTGTGGCATTATCAATGTACAATGTGGACGAG TCTATTAGGGCTTTTGCTGAGTCCTCTATGGCTATGGCACTTTCCAAAAAGTGGCCTCTTTATCTCAGCACCAAGAACACAATCCTAAAAAAGTACGATGGCAG ATTCAAAGACATCTTCCAGGAGGTATATGAAGAGAACTGGAAGGAGAAGTTTGAGGAGAACTCAATATG GTATGAGCACCGGTTGATTGACGACATGGTGGCCTATGCTGTGAAAAGCGAGGGTGGGTATGTTTGGGCGTGCAAAAATTATGATGGAGATGTCCAGAGTGATTTCCTGGCCCAAG GTTTTGGTTCCCTGGGTTTGATGACATCGGTGCTG TTGTCTTCTGATGGGAAAACATTAGAGGCTGAGGCTGCTCATGGGACTGTCACTAGACATTTCAGGCTACATCAGAAGGGGCAGGAGACGAGCACCAACAGTATTGCCTCAATATTTGCTTGGACTCGTGGACTGGAACACAG GGCAAAGCTGGATAAAAATGATAGGCTGCTGGATTTCACACACAAACTTGAATCTGCATGTATTGAAACGGTGGAATCTGGCAAGATGACGAAGGACCTTGCACTTCTTATTCATGGCCCCAC GGTATCAAGGGAGTTCTACCTGAGCACTGAGGAGTTCATCGACGCTGTCGCTCAGCAACTGCGAGGAAAGATTCAGGCACCAGCTGCGGTGTAA